TTTCATAATTCTCCAGGATGCCCGCCTGCTCCCGGATGCGGGAAAGGGCGAAGCGTGCTTGGGCGCAGCTTCCGTGATATCTTGCAAGGAGCAGCTGTTCCGACAGCAAAGTGGAAAGCTCACTGCCGATGCGCCGGATATTGCGCAGGTGCCTGGCCGCTGTTTCATCCAAAAGCGTCGGAACCCGTTCCGCTTCTTCGTCCCCGCTGCCAGTGGGGATACGCTCTGTCAGGAGCCGGAACAAACGCCGGTTCTGTCCGCCCAGCTTCACCGCCAGCTCCCGCACCGTCTGGCCGCTAACGCCTTTCCGGTAAGTAAAGCAGCTGATATCCTCCACCATTCGGGGAATGGCAAGGCTGCTAAGCTCCACGCCGTACATCTGTCTGGCCGCTTCCAAAAACTTGTGAGCCTCATCAAGGATGACCGCCTGATAATGAGGAATGAGAGGACGCTGCCCTTTGGAACGGCGCAGGACATCGGCCAGAAAATAGTTGTGGTTGCAGACCTGAAAATCATGTTCGCCGGACTGGACATAGCATATATGGGCCATGTACTTGCAGCCGTCGTAATAAGGGCAGTGGTCGTCACAGCGTCCTGATACGCAGATCCGCCGTTTGATATAGGGTGTCAGCCCTTCCGTGTTGGCCAGATCAATGGAAGCTATGCCCTGTAGCAATGGAGCCAGACGCTTTTGCGTCCGCTCGTCCGTATCCCGGTAAAAGGTCCGCAGGTTCCGTTCGCAGACATAATGCTCCCGGCCTTTTCTGAGGACACAGGATAAAGGCGTCCGAATAATGCCGTGAGCCATCAGAATACGGGATATCTCAGGAATATAGTCCCTGACAATGGCGTTCTGGAGCGCAATGCTGGCGGTAGAAATCACTACGGGCATATAGGCGCTGGCGGCGTAGCTCTGGTCGGGATAATAGCCCCGGAGCCAGAAGTCGTTGACGCGCCCCCGCTTGGCAAGGGCGGCGGCGATCAGATAGGCATGGGTCTTGCCGGTGCCCACCTCCGCCTCGGACAGGGAAATATCCCGGTGCCCGATAGCATCCAGAATGTGGGCGGCAAGCTCCACCTGCTTTTCCCGGATGCCATAGCCGTGTTCCGGCAGAATGGTTTCAAAAATGTGGTTCTGAATTCCCGCAAGGCTGTCCCGGAGCAGGTTTTCTCCGGGCGGCATGTCGATTTCATACCGGCCCTTGCCCGCCACGGGCGACAGGCGGATGCGTTCCGCCATGGTCGCCACGCCGGAAAGGGTCAGGGGGCTGGTACGGCGGTGAATGGCCGCCATACGCCCTGTTTGTAGATTGAGTGCTTTATAGCCATAGCCCTTGGCGGTTTCGCATTCCAGCAAAACGCAGCCATAGGCGGTAAAAAGAGCCGCTTCTCCGTATTTTTGCAAAATCCCCGGAGGGATTTCGCGGCTGACCTCATGAATGGCCTTGTACTGCATGGGTTTCCCTCCTTTTTGCTGACGGCAGAGTGGTGCGGCAAAGCAAGATGGCCGCTTTGCCGCAATAGCTCCGCCGTCAGGCAGATGATTCGTGTTCCTCATAATTTCGTATCCTATTTGGCCTCGCTTCCCGGATACAGGGGGTAATGTCAAGCCGCAGAGTAAAACTCTGCGCATGAAAGCTCCCTCCGGCCTATCCCAGCCGGAGCGATGCTTTCCCAGCTACTTGCCTTTTCGCTGGCCCTAAATGGGAAGTATCATTATGGCTCCTGTGCCTTTTGTCTGCCGGCCTTTCGAGGCGCTAAAAGGGCGGGCGCTCCCGCACGGACATACCCCGTCTCTGCAAAACTGCCTCGCAGAACGGGAAATGACCGGCGATCCTGGCGCACGGCACGGAAGGTAATGTACCTGACATCCCGGTATGACCGGTGAAGCGCACCGGTGTTTGTCAAGGAACAGGCGAAAGGCGAAAAGAACCTTTCACCTAATGTCAAAAAAGGAGGGGGGTGTTAACCCTGTTTAAAAAAATTTTTAAGTTTTTCTTTGGCAAGGGCAATGGATTTATGTACAGCCACATGGCTGACCAATTCCTTTACCGCGATCTGCCGTGTTGACAGTCCTTGAATGAAATGCAGAAGAAATCTGCGCCTTTGTGTTTCGGTCAGCTGCCCGCTGTCCAGAAGCTGCCGGGCGGCTTTCAGCGCCTTGTTTTCTCGGCATTATGTATCAGCACGGTATCAGGGGGCGGTACGGAAAGCGGTTCGGTTTCCTCAAGCCCGTTTATAGGCACATCCAGACGGCTTGTCCGATGTTCGTGTACGACCTGCCGGTGATAGATTTCATCCGACAGGTCTTTCAGTTCCTGAAAATCCTCCGTCGTCTTGCCGGGGTTCTCCGCCAGGTAGTCCTCTAAAGTGATCTCCAAACGGACACAGTCGGCAAATTTATATACAATACCCTCACTATACTTGTTGAGGGCATAATCGCTGTCTTTGTAATTTTTCATGTTCCTTTCCTCCGAACTTTGAATTTTTGTAAAATCCAAAGCCCGGAGGCGGGGAACGGCAATGTAAAATCGTGTTTGCCTGATTGAGAGATAAATTGTAAAAGTATGTAAATGCCGGTCGGGGTTTACATTTTCTTATCGAATAAAAAAAGTCAGTAGATTGCCAATGGCAAAATACTGACTTTTTTACAATCTGAATATGAAATTGTATGTAAAGAAAATGGTAAATATAAAGTCCGCCGTCTTTATTTCCACCTCATATCAAAACAAGAAGTTTTCATAGAAGCACCCCTTTCGCCATAGCGCATAGCAAAATCAAAGTATCTGGATGCCATATATTCCGTTAAAAACCGTAAGAAATGACAAAGGCGTACCCCCAGTTTGGAGAGGGCACGCCCTGCGCAGTTTTTGGCAGCCAGACTATCATAGCGCCCTAAGACACCTTAGACCCTCGGCTTTGCGTCCCCGGTTTTAACCGGGTTTGCCCATAGCTCTATTGATTTGTTGTTTCTGTTACTTTTCCGGCACTCGAAGTACATCGCCGGGGTAAATGATAGAAAACCGGCTCTTGTTGTTCAGTCGTTCCAGCTCGCTCATGGGGCAGCACAGCTTGTGGGATATGCTCCAAAAGCTATCGCCCTTTTGCACGGTGTAGGTGGTGTACCTCAGATTTTTCGGCACATCCACTGTCACGCCGTACTGGTCAAAGGTATAGGTCGCCCCGTCAATGTCCTGCTTGCCGGTGAGGGGCTTGCCATCCTTGAAGTACATCCATTTGCCGGAATCGTTCATGGACCAGCCCTGCGCCGTGTCGCTGGAAATTGCCAGCTCCACAAAGCGGCGCAGAACAGCGGACACCTCGGCTCTTGTGGCTGTACCCTGCGGATCATAGAGATTGCCGTTTTTGCCGCTGATGACGCCTGCCATTTGCATCTGCTTCACGGCTTCCTTGGCGTAGGTACTGATTTTAGCGTTATCTGTAAAGATATTTTCGATATGAACCTTCGGCAGAGTATAACCGATGGTCTTGGCATAATTGCTCATAATGACCGCCATCTGCTCACGGGTGATGGACTGATCCGGGGCAAACTTTCCATTGCCAACCCCGTTTACAATGTTATTTTTGCTTGCCCACTCAATGTAGCCCATATAGTAGGCGTCGTCTTGCACATCGCTGAAGCTGCTCTTTGCGTAGCCGCTCACATCGGCGTTTGCAAGCCTCCCCAGCGCCGTGACGAACATTCCTCTTGTCATGGCGGTGTTCGGGCTGAACTTGGTTTCAGAAGTTCCGCTGAACAGCCCACGGCTTGCCACAAACTCAATATCTTCCTTTGCCCAATGGCCTGCAATGTCAGTAAATGCGGTGTTGGCCTGTTTATAGCCGATGCCGTAGGTGGAAAAATGATCGGTGCTGAAGCGCAGTACCTTTTCCACACTGTCATAGACCGAGTTTACCAGCCAATGCACCTTACCCTTGCTGTCCACATACACAGCCTGCACATTCCCTACCTTTTCATTTGCGCCGAGGGTATAGGGGATGGTTACCGATACGCTGCCTGCGCCGAAGCTGCTGACCGCCTTGCCGTTGCCGTAGTTCACCTTGAGGTCAAATACCGGACGGCTGCCGATTGCCTTTTTCGCCTCGCCTGTTAGTTTGCCGCTGTTCGTGCGGGTGGCGGTGATATTTACATCAGATTTTGCCTGCTTATTGATTTCCTGTATGGTCGCCAAATCCATACCGACTCTGATGTCGGGGTTGTCTACCACCACAATGGTGTTGACGATTTTCTTTGCAATGATGGTATCCTGCACGGCCTTTGGTAGATTGACCGTAACATTGGAGCCGGTTTTGTTGCCGGTATCCACACGGAGAACCACCGTGATGCCATTTTGCTCCGTGCCGTTTTTCTTGGCCTCAGCCAGTGCCTTGTTAAAAGCGTCAGTCACAGTTTTGTCAGTGAGGCTCACTGTGACATTGCCCTTGCCGTCCACTGTGCCGGGAACCTTGATTTCTCCCTGAGTGGGTGAATTCGGCTTATCCGGTGCGGGTGGGGTGACGATGACAGGGCTGCTGTTGTCGTTTGAGGAGCTGCCGCCGCCACTTCCAGAGCCACCGCCGCCGGTGTAAGTCCAATGGGCATAGTAGATCACATTTGCACTGACGGTTGTGCTTGCGGAGATTTGAGTTCCACCGCTTGCCGCCGTATACCAGCCGTCAAAGCTGTAACTGCCGGAGCGTGTCGGTGTCGGGAGTGCCCCTACCGCCGTACCAGATGCAACCGAGCGTGAAGTTTCACTGACCGTGCCGCCGTTCGGGTTGAAGGTGACGATGTAGTTCGGAACCACCGTTACAGAGAAACTCAGTTCTACCGTAGCATTGGTGCTTTGGTTGGTGCTTACGGTCAGCGTTTCATTATAATTACCCACTGCAAGACCAGCTTTCGGTGCAACGGTAAAGGTAGCCGTGCCGTTTGCCGCCAGTGTGGTGGTACTGAGTGTGCCGATGGTATAGTTGGTGCTGGTCGGCTGGATCAGCGTCACGCTGGAGTTTCCGGTGTTTGTGATGGTGACGGTCTGCGCTGTCGGGGCACTGTAGCCGATTGTCAGTGAACCAAAATCCTTGGTTACCGGGTCAGCGGTGATGGTATAAGTAGGAGCCGTCGTCACTGCAAAACTCAATTCCACCGTAGCATTGGTGCTATGGTTGGTACTTACGGTCAGCGTTTCATTATAATTCCCCACTGCAAGACCGGTTTTCGGCGTAATGGTAAAGGTGGCCGTACCGTTTGCCGCTAGTGTGGTGGTACTGAGTGTCCCGATGGTATAGTTGGTGCTGGTCGGCTGGGTCAGCGTCACGCTGGAGTTTCCGGTGTTTGTGATCGTGACGGTCTGCGCTACCGGGGCAATATAGCCGATTGTCAGCGATCCGAAATCCTTGGTTACCGGGTCAGCGGTGATGGTATAAGTAGGAGCCGCCGTCACTTCAAAACTCAATTCCACCGTAGCGTTGGTGCTGTGGTCGGTGCTTACGGTCAGTGTCTCATTATGCGCTCCCACCGCAAGACCGGCTTTCGGTGCAACGGTAAAGGTAGCCGTACCGTTTGCCGCCAGTGTGGTGGTACTGAGTGTGCCGATGGTGTAGTTGGTACTGGTCGGCTGGGTCAGCGTCACGCTGGAGTTTCCGGCGTTTGTGATGGTGACGGTCTGCGCTGCCGGGGCACTGTAACCCTCTACCAGTGAGCCGAAGTTCTTGCTGGTCGGATTCGCTGTGATGGTGTAAGTAGGAGCCGCTGTCACAGTGAAGTTCAGGTCTACCGTAGCGTTGGTGCTGTGGTCGGTACTTACGGTCAGGGTTTCATCGTGATTTCCCACTGCAAGACCGGTTTTCGGCGTAACGGTAAAGGTGGCCGTGCCGTTTACCGCCAGTATGGTGGTGCTGAGTGCGCCGATGGTGTAGTTGGTACTGGTCGGCTGGGTCAGCGTCACGCTGGTATTTCCAGTATTTGTGATGGTCACGGTCTGCGCTGCCGGGGCACTGTAACCTACTGCCAGTGAGCCGAAGTTCTTGCTGGTCGGATTCGCTGTGATGGTGTAAGTAGGAGCCGCTGTCACAGTGAAGCTCAGGTCTACCGTAGCGTTGGTGCTGTGGTCGGTGCTTACGGTCAGCGTTTCATTGTAATTGCCCACCGCAAGTCCGGCTTTCGGTGCAACGGTAAAGGTGGCCGTACCATTTGCCGCCAGTGTGGTGGTGCTGAGTGCGCCGATGGTATAGTTGGTGCTGGTTGGCGGGGTAAGCGTCACACTGGAGTTTCCGGTGTTTGTGATGGCAATGGTCTGCGCTGCCGGGGCGCTGTAACCGATTGTCTGTGAACTGAAATCCTTGCTGGTCGGATTGGCGGTGATAGTATAGGTTGGTGCCGCCGTCACAGTAAAGATGAAGCTTACCGTAGTGCTGGTGCTGTGGTCGGTGCTTACGGTCAGGGTTTCAGCGTAATTGCCCACTGAAAGACCTGTTTTTGGTGCAACGGTAAAGGTGGCCGTACCATTTGCTGCCAGTGTGGTGGTGCTGAGTGCGCCGATGGTGTAGTTGGTGCTGGTTGGCGGGGTAAGCGTCACACTGGAGTTTCCGGTATTTCTGATAGTAACAGTCTGCGCTGCCGGGGCAGTGTAGCCCACTGCCAGCGAACCAAAATGCTTGCTGATCGGACTGGCTGTGATGGTGTAGGTAAGAGCTGCCGCCTCGATTTTTAACGGGGCGCTGATATTATTCGCCAAATCCTCCACAACCACATAAATATCTTTCGCCCCCGCCGCCAGCGTAACGGCCTTATCCGTCACTGTTCCGCTTACGGAACCGAGAGAAATGCCAGTGTTTTTCACCGCCGCACTCGTTGGAGTGGACTCGCCGCTGTTCACAACAAGGTAATACGCAGTACCCGCCTCGTCGGTGATAAAGCCGATTGTAGCCGCTGTGTCGCTTGTGCGGGTTACATTTCCCGCCGAAAGCACAGGCGGTGTGGTGTCGGGCGCGACATACGCCGCCGCCTCGATTTTTAACGGGGTGCTGATATTACCCGCCGAATCCTCCACGACCACATAAATATCTTTTGCCCCCGCCGTCAGAGTAACGGATTGGTTCGTTACTGCGCCCGCCGAAACCGCGCCGAGAGAAGCACCCTCTTTTACCTCCGCACTCGTGGGAGCGGACACGCCGCTGTTCACAACAAGGTAATACGCTGTGCCCGCCTTGTCGGTGGTAAAGTCGATTGTACCCTCTGTGTCGCTCGTGCGGCTTACGTTTCCTGCCGAAAGCACAGGCGATATGACGTCAAGCCCAAACTTTAAGTATTTGTAGGTTGGCCAATGCGCCGTGTTGTAGGCGACCGAACCGCTCCCATCGTAATTCGTGCTTGCCCCGCCCTGCACACCGCTGTCCAACGTCGGCGCATATGCTATTGCTCCACTGGAGCCTTGGATAATAGTAGTTGTTCCATTTTGAATCGTTGCGTTGGCGTGGTCAATCGCAATACCGCCAGTCCCTGCCGCGCTCACCGTTCCGCCCGATATGTTCAATTGGCCGGAAGCGCCGGTTTCACCCAAAATCGCTTTTCCATTATTTCCTGTCGCGCTCACCGCTCCACCAGAAATATTTACGGTTCCGTTTTGGCTGTAAATCGCAATACCGCGAAACCCTGTCGCACTCACTGTTCCGTCGGTAATATTTAAGGTATTATTACTGCCTATCCAAATCGCAACATATTCAGTGCCTCCTATCGAGCGCACCGTGCCACCGGAAAGGTTTACGGTGCCGCTGCCAGACACAAAAATCGTCCCCATTGTCCCACTGGTCACCATTCCGCCGCCCGCGCTGTCGGTAATGGTGAGCGTACCGCTGCCCAGATGTTTGATGGCAGAAACAGAACCGCCGTTAAGCGTTTTGCCGTTTAAGTCAATGGTGATGTCGTAGCTACAAGTGTTGGGAATAGTGATTGTCCCAGTGCCGCTATAACTGTCGGAAAGTTTCAAATTCAAATCGCCTGCCGCGCCGTCTATGGCTGATTGGAGAGCCGTAAGGTCGGCAACCTCCGAAAGCACAGGCGGGGTGACAGCAGGCTCAACCTTGATATATTTATAGGTTGCGAGATTCGCCGCATCATATGAAACAGTGGGGGTTCCGCTCTCATTGAGGCTTGCGGTCACCTGCATACCTGTGAAATCAGGAGACCCGACAGAGTTGGTCAATGCCTTACCACTACCGCTTGCGGTCATCGTTCCGCCGCTAACGGTTATTGTTTTCCCTACAATTCCTTGAGTGCCTCCGGTGCTTGTCACGGTTCCTCCGCTGATAGATACGGATTCCCTCACAAAAATTACCGAACTCACTGTGGTAATTGCACCGCTGTTGATCGTTAGATTGTTGCTATAAATTCCAAAGTTATTGCCGGCGGTTACAGTGAGCGAGCCATGCTCTTCCGCACTGATTTGGAGGTCACTCTCGTCAGAAGCAATTCCATATACGCTGTAAGATCCAGAATGCGGAAGAGCAATAGAGTTTGCCCCCACCAATTTGAGGTTAAGACCGAACGGGGCATAAATACCGTAGTTAGCTGCTGAAACCATGTGCGAAGTGGTAATTGCTGCATTGTTCAGTGTGAGGGTATTTGTGTCACTGTCATAGGTGACGGTTCCGTCGTCCAGTACATTGCTTGCGTTGGTGCTGGCCACTTGCACGCCGCCCACCCATATGTCGTAGTTGGTGACAGCGTCAGGTGCCAAAAGCACAGGCGGAGACGCGACTTCAAATTGTAAGCCTATAGGCTGTTTAGCGCCAGTTGCAAACCCTATCAGACCCGAATTCCTCAAAACAGCCCATTGTGCACCGAATGTTGCATCGAGGATGGGTTCATCGTCCGCATAGTATGCGTACAGCAAACCGCGAAAGCCGTCCTCACCTAAGCCCCAGTGAAAAGTGATGGTTTGGCCGACAGCGGCTCGGTATAGATATGATTTAACCATTGCGTTTCCATCATCATCAGGCGCATAATCGTCACTGTCAGCCGTGCTGATTGGAGAAAGGCCGCAGTCGTTGCTCAAAAACCCAAGGGAGGACGGGGACATACGCTCCCCCACAAGGACAATGTAGAAGTCGCGGGTTTCCGCCGACTGTGCCGTCAACGTTGGCTTTTCCCGCGCCTGCGTCTTGTCAATCAGCATTGCCGCGCCAACTGTCACGCTAATTTCCGGTAGCGGGGCGCTGACGGTATAGCCTTCAATCACCGGCGTAAAGGCATAAACGCCCCCGGTGTTTGGGTCATAGTCAGGCGAATTCCATGTTACCGGAATATCCCCGGTGGTTTCTTTCCATTTAGGCTCGGAGGCCGTTGTGGGAGTTGCCGTTTCCGGGCTACCGGAATCCTGTGTGGAATTTTCATCGGCAGGCACGGCTGTCCGCACTGTGGCGGTCAGCGTTTCGGGCAATTCCAAATCTTCAATGGATGTTCCGAGTGATACCGCTTTTTGGGTTTCTGTCAGCGGTGCAAAGCTGATAATTTCTCCGCTCCCGCCAATGGTTGTATGTATTTCTTCCGCCATTGCCGATACCGGCAGCATGGTCACAATCATGCACAGCGCAAGAAACATACTTAATAGTCGTTTGTTCATAAGGTCTGTCCCTCCTTGATTTCTAAACTTGTTTTTCCTTGTTCCAAAAGTTTTTCCAGCATCCCGATTTCTTCCTCAGTGGCGGGGCGAATATGGGATTTTTCACAGGAAGGGCATTCCTTTACCGCTCCCACCCGGCAGAATAAAAAGCCGCAGTCCTCGCAGGCGTAAGTCATGTCATGTCCCCCTTCCGCATAGACAGGTTGATTTTCTTCAAATCCCAAGGAGCTGCTTTTTCTTTGCCTCAAACTCCTGCTGTGAAATCACGCCATCTTCCATGAGTGTCTTATATTTTTTGATTTCTTCGATGGCGTCGGTAGGCGGAGCCATGTTGGTATGTAACGCCCCCATTCCCATCATACCGGGGCCAACAGACTGCTCGGCCATGCCGGGGAAGGCCACCGTCCTAAGTGCAGCCACCAGCTTTTCAATTTCTTCTATGCTTTGCTGGTAGGAGCGGAGGTAGTTGTTCACATCCGGGAGGGTGTTATTAAACCGTGGGCCGTCCATATCACATTTGAGCACCGTCCAGTAGGGGTGGTCGAAATGCAGCTCCACATGAAACGCCTGAAAGGGTTCAGGAATATCAAAATATTGCACCGGTGCGGAGTTATTTACCTTGCCGTCGTCCAGCCTATCAAGGGTTCGTGCCATCCGCTTGTTCGCTGCAATCTGTGCGATTTGCGGCGCCATCGCCATAGCCCGCTCTGTTACGGTGCTGGTATAACGGCGTATGCCTGCCGCTGAACCCTCAAACAGAGGGGTGCTGTCCTCCCGGATGGTAAAGGATTTCAACTGGCTGCCTTCAAACACGGTTTTATCCGGGTTTTTGCTCATACAGAACAGCTTGTTCTGGTAATCAAAGATGATTTTGGTATCCCAAAGGCCGAAATCAATCCGCTCAGAAACCACGAACCGGTCTTTCAGTATTTGGTTTTGATTGTAGAATGCCAGATATCCCCGAAATCCCTGCATTGTCAGATTGCTTTCCTTGTCGGCATCCATATCAATCTTGTTATAACAGTCGTTACAAATATATTCGCCCTCAATTTTCGATGGCAGAATCAGTGGAATCTTGCCGCCACAGATGGGGCAAGGGGGTTTTTTAGAAAATAGACCCATCATCATTTCCTCCATTTGTTCTCATTATCTTGTTCCGCCGCCTGATCCACCGCCAATAGAGCCGCCGCCCCCGCCAAGGGAAGCAAATCCGCCGCTTCCGCCGCTGCGTTTTTCCTGCTCACGCCGCTGTTCGGCTTGCTTCATATTGCTGTAAAGCAAGTAGTGGTAGGAATAGGCGGCCGCCATGCTCCCGCTGTAATCGGTCAGCTCGACAGAAATTTGGGGGTACAGCTCTTTCATCTGCTCCGCCACCTGATCGGCGATACCAAACAGCATGGCATAGGTCAGCAGTTCCCTCCAAATCGGCATTTCCTTGACGCCGCGCTCGGCAATGAGTGAAAAATCCGTCAGATACCGTTTCAGCCCCATCAGCTCGCCCAGCTCCTGTTTACCAGTTGGCGTCAGATCCGTCAGCTTTGCGGGCATATCCCACCGTTTCAGGCAGATTTTTTGATTCAGCCAAGTTCTGCCTGCGTTTTCGCATTTCTGTATGTAGGCGCGCAGCAGTTTGTCGTTTTGACTTGCAAAGTGTTCCAGTTCCTTTGCCTGCAAAGTGGAATCCGGACCGGCCGCGCTTTCGAGCACCGTATAAAGGTACTCGTCATATTCGTTCATACTGCTATGATTGCTGCCCACCAGCCGCAGGCTCACTGTTTCTTTGGTTTTGCCCATCAAACCGATCTGCTGCGTTTCCACGGGGGACAGGCAACCAAGCTGAATCAGCCGCAGCATTCCTGTGGAAAGAATCGCACCGTCCTCACACACATCAAACAGCCGTCCCAGCGCATAGGTGGCACTCAGATTGCCGTCGTTGGGAATGTCCCTGAAATACCCGAACCGCTCTGTAAATCGTTGCCTTTTTTTCTCCGCACGTTTCTTTTTCATTCTGAAAAACCAAATTATCAGCCCAATGGGAAGTCCGATGGACAAAAGCATCGTGACAATCGCTTCAAATGTGGATACTTCTTCACTGGTATCATTGTAATCACTGCCTGAAAAGGCAGTTTCTTTTACTTCCTCAAAGCTGCCCGGTTCCTGCCGTGAGGGGGACAGGATTCCCTTATCCAGTGAAAACAGTACCGTCACATAGTTTTCGGAATAGATCGAACTTTCCGTGTAGGCGAGAATGGCGCCGTCTGAAAATTCCACCTGTCCGTCATAGCCAAACCCCCATATGTCGGCAATTTCATCAGTGATGGGCATACCGTCCGCCAGCCGGATTTCCACCTTCACATCGGTGGGGGTGGTGTTCATTCCATCATTTACAAATCGGAAATTGAACCCGTCCCTGTCGCTATAAGCACCTATCACGTTATCCAGCTTATATTCAATGGCATAACGGTTTTGTCCGTAATTACTGATGCCGAAGCAGATTTCATATCCGCTGTCGGTATGATGGATGCCGCATTTTTTCGCCTTTTCTTCAAAGCTCCAATCAATATTCCACTCCGGTACGGTTTCATAAGCACCGTTTTGGTCGGAGACCGTAAGCTGGCTGATGGTCAGATAATCAGGCGCGTTCATGGGAATATAGCTTTCTGTGCCCTCGTTAAAATCTCCCTCCCATACCTGTGTAACGTACATGGAACCGTCCTCGTAAATGACAGCCTGAATATCCATGGTATTGACCTGATTTGCCGCAAAAGCCGATAAAGGAAGGGAAAATAATAAGGCAAAGCATAGAATCAGTCCGCTTACTTTTTTGCGCATCGGGCACCTCATTTCATGCTGGGCATATCCGCCTTGTCAGCCTGCTCCACAAGATATTCTCTTTGCCCAAAGCCCAGCATCCCGGCAATGGCAGAGACCGGGAACATTCGGATTTCACGGTTTAATTTGGTCACGCTGTCGTTGTAAATCAGGCGGCTGGTGCGCACCATGTTTTCAAAGGTCTGCACCGCGTCCATGGTTTTGATGTAATTTTGATTGGCTTTCAGGTCAGGATACTGCTCCGTTACCATGGCAATCCTGCCAAGGGCTTCTGAAATAACCCCTTCCTGACGCATCACATCATCCGGCGTGGATTTCGCTGTGATGACGCTTCTTCTTGATTTGATAGTTTCAATCAGCGTTTCGCTTTCGTGCTTGGCATAGCCCTTGGTCAAATCCAAAAGGGCCGTCAGCGCATCAAAGCGGCTGGAAAGCTGCACCCCGATCTGGCTCATGGCATTGCTGATATTCTCATCCAGCACCACCAGTCTGCGCTGGGTGGAGATGATCCATAGAACAACGGCCGCAATAATTACGGCGATTGTGATGAAAGTTGGCAGCATAATAAAGTCTCCT
The Oxobacter pfennigii DNA segment above includes these coding regions:
- a CDS encoding sigma factor-like helix-turn-helix DNA-binding protein, which translates into the protein MKAARQLLDSGQLTETQRRRFLLHFIQGLSTRQIAVKELVSHVAVHKSIALAKEKLKNFFKQG
- a CDS encoding ATP-dependent DNA helicase, producing the protein MQYKAIHEVSREIPPGILQKYGEAALFTAYGCVLLECETAKGYGYKALNLQTGRMAAIHRRTSPLTLSGVATMAERIRLSPVAGKGRYEIDMPPGENLLRDSLAGIQNHIFETILPEHGYGIREKQVELAAHILDAIGHRDISLSEAEVGTGKTHAYLIAAALAKRGRVNDFWLRGYYPDQSYAASAYMPVVISTASIALQNAIVRDYIPEISRILMAHGIIRTPLSCVLRKGREHYVCERNLRTFYRDTDERTQKRLAPLLQGIASIDLANTEGLTPYIKRRICVSGRCDDHCPYYDGCKYMAHICYVQSGEHDFQVCNHNYFLADVLRRSKGQRPLIPHYQAVILDEAHKFLEAARQMYGVELSSLAIPRMVEDISCFTYRKGVSGQTVRELAVKLGGQNRRLFRLLTERIPTGSGDEEAERVPTLLDETAARHLRNIRRIGSELSTLLSEQLLLARYHGSCAQARFALSRIREQAGILENYESLVYWLEQPNGELSPEERNSLETLLCAIPKQLSDLLYKDLWSGSIPVILTSGTLSAAGSFTHIERKMGLDRVRNLTKTSKPSPFCYRENVLLYLSESVPFPDLRDKEYLAAVAEEAGQLIEAAHGHAALLFTSYRAMDQVFALLEAQELAYPLFRLDRGGVAAIERFRKSGNGVLFASGALWEGIDLPGDMLSLLIIVKLPFAVPDPVSEYEQTLYDTMEQYKNSVVVPEMLIKLKQGFGRLIRTETDTGVVALLDSRVREGGPYRTRVLDALPDCPVTSDIAAVERFIQEKKEPGYFG